A part of Anolis sagrei isolate rAnoSag1 chromosome 3, rAnoSag1.mat, whole genome shotgun sequence genomic DNA contains:
- the LOC132769937 gene encoding transmembrane protein 254-like: protein MPRQKMAPVPAARHGTPNPATYFRRTPLILMLLIGGVNAYHAWTFFAPQTIPYDKLGQLGTLTKYLLEHYNTPLRIWFVTIWILHTLYAFIGLKICKEKGITDHTTQVRWFAQTVTYGLGSLFFLWIYKPPMKKK, encoded by the exons atgccaCGACAGAAGATGGCCCCGGTTCCCGCAGCGCGACATGGGACCCCGAACCCCGCCACCTACTTCAGGAGAACCCCACTCATCCTGATGCTCTTGATCGGAGGCGTCAATGCCTACCACGCC TGGACATTCTTTGCACCTCAGACCATCCCCTATGACAAGCTGGGACAACTGGGCACTTTAACAAAGTATCTTTTGGAACATTATAACACTCCTTTGAGAATATG GTTTGTGACGATCTGGATACTTCATACTCTGTACGCATTTATTGGTCTCAAGATTTGCAA GGAGAAAGGCATCACTGATCACACAACCCAGGTTCGGTGGTTTGCTCAAACAGTTACGTATGGATTAGGCTCTCTGTTCTTCTTGTGGATTTACAAACCACcaatgaaaaagaaatga